A DNA window from Paenibacillus antri contains the following coding sequences:
- a CDS encoding EpsG family protein, which yields MTILYMNLAAVYLLAFMSRYLSTRTAIGPAGIRPSYYFGLLAAASLCLVSGLRRNIGDTFFYMHSYVVEDFSLENLSLSGDFGFTILQALLHRITDDPQILIFVTGVATNALIVVVLLKYSRMIELALFVYIASGMFTVSMNGIRQYLAAAIIFAGLKYVLNGDWKKYFCIVLFASTFHKTALILLPIYFLVRREAWTKMTLMLLGVAVMLALGFNLVSNILFAALGDTKYSVYSEFNEGGANVIRLAVNMVPIVIAYLGRHKLRQLWPKSDYIVNLALLSNVIMLIATQNWIFARLNIYFDLYNLILISWGVKLFVEKHRSLIYYGMIAFYAVYFFFEHDIILNLHYQSDYIRF from the coding sequence ATGACGATTTTATATATGAATCTTGCGGCGGTATACCTGCTAGCATTCATGTCCAGGTACTTATCGACGCGGACGGCGATCGGGCCGGCGGGCATTCGTCCGAGCTACTATTTCGGATTGCTTGCGGCCGCTTCGTTGTGTCTTGTATCGGGGTTGCGGAGAAATATAGGGGATACGTTCTTCTATATGCATTCCTACGTGGTCGAGGATTTTAGCTTGGAGAACCTTTCTCTGTCGGGAGATTTCGGGTTTACCATTCTTCAAGCGCTGTTGCATCGGATCACGGACGACCCGCAAATCCTGATCTTCGTAACGGGGGTAGCGACGAACGCCCTCATCGTCGTAGTGCTTCTGAAATATAGCCGGATGATCGAGCTCGCGTTGTTCGTATACATCGCGTCGGGCATGTTTACCGTATCGATGAACGGCATTCGCCAATACTTGGCGGCAGCGATCATATTCGCGGGACTCAAGTACGTCTTGAACGGAGATTGGAAGAAATATTTCTGCATCGTTCTTTTCGCGTCGACCTTTCACAAAACGGCGCTGATTTTGCTTCCGATCTATTTTCTCGTACGTCGCGAGGCTTGGACGAAGATGACTCTGATGCTATTGGGCGTGGCGGTCATGTTGGCGCTCGGATTCAATCTGGTTTCCAACATTTTGTTCGCTGCACTGGGCGATACCAAGTACAGCGTATACTCAGAGTTCAACGAAGGCGGAGCCAACGTCATTCGCTTGGCCGTCAATATGGTTCCGATCGTCATCGCGTACTTGGGAAGACATAAGCTGAGGCAACTTTGGCCGAAGAGCGATTACATCGTTAATTTGGCATTGCTCAGCAACGTCATTATGTTGATTGCGACGCAAAATTGGATCTTTGCAAGACTGAATATTTACTTCGATTTATATAATTTGATCTTAATCTCTTGGGGAGTAAAGTTATTCGTGGAGAAGCATAGGTCGCTGATCTATTACGGCATGATTGCTTTCTACGCGGTGTATTTCTTCTTCGAGCATGACATCATTCTTAATTTGCACTATCAAAGCGACTATATTAGATTTTAG
- a CDS encoding acyltransferase, whose protein sequence is MIRLFRKALATIRQERDERGAYMVFLMYASHLLGLLRGLLYRVLYFANISGFLFAMQGSSKIEIFHKRASVRIGKFVFIRKNASLRVDYDGDLMLGDYVFINDNCNINCVNRVHIGARTKIAPNVCINDHDHDYKGVSGGRLLKGEVIIGNNVWIGSNVVVLRDTVIGDNAVIAAGSVVKGHVEPNTLFYNRRETRHIPIPSGSEAAAAAQPTPSGRGGAG, encoded by the coding sequence ATGATTCGATTGTTCCGGAAGGCGCTGGCCACGATAAGGCAGGAGCGGGACGAGAGGGGCGCGTATATGGTCTTTCTCATGTATGCCTCACATCTCTTGGGTTTATTGCGAGGCTTGCTATATCGGGTCCTATACTTTGCGAATATCAGCGGTTTCCTCTTCGCGATGCAAGGCAGCAGCAAGATCGAGATTTTTCATAAGAGGGCGAGCGTTCGCATCGGCAAGTTCGTCTTCATCCGCAAGAACGCCAGCCTTCGGGTTGACTACGACGGAGATCTTATGCTCGGGGATTACGTGTTCATTAACGACAACTGCAATATCAATTGCGTCAACCGGGTCCACATCGGTGCACGGACGAAGATTGCGCCCAACGTATGCATTAACGATCACGATCATGATTATAAAGGCGTCTCCGGCGGCCGCCTGTTGAAGGGCGAGGTGATCATCGGCAACAACGTATGGATCGGATCCAACGTCGTAGTGCTGCGAGACACCGTCATCGGAGACAACGCCGTCATCGCGGCGGGCAGTGTCGTGAAAGGCCACGTCGAGCCGAATACGCTGTTTTATAACCGAAGGGAAACGCGGCATATTCCGATCCCGTCTGGCTCGGAGGCCGCCGCGGCGGCGCAGCCGACACCATCGGGAAGGGGGGGTGCGGGATGA
- a CDS encoding glycosyltransferase family 32 protein, with the protein MNEGARIPKRIHYCWFGRGEKPKKIAMCMQSWKKHLSDYEFVEWNEDTFDLNANAFVREAYDAKKYAFVSDFVRLHALYEYGGIYLDTDVEVVKSLDPLLTHEAFSGFEDETNLQSGTMGAVKGHSWIYDLLTYYEGKPFVLPDGSLDTTSNTSIMTRMCAQEGLVTNGNYQELPNGVVFYPRTYFSPYDYINGATFISDESYTIHHFAKSWLPTHVRLRGEVKRIVGRYIGPRFIASIRAIMTGSRS; encoded by the coding sequence ATGAATGAAGGCGCGCGAATCCCGAAACGAATCCACTACTGCTGGTTCGGGAGGGGAGAGAAGCCGAAGAAAATCGCCATGTGTATGCAAAGTTGGAAGAAGCATCTGTCTGACTACGAGTTCGTCGAATGGAACGAGGACACGTTTGATCTTAACGCTAACGCATTCGTACGCGAAGCCTACGACGCAAAGAAATACGCGTTCGTGAGCGATTTCGTACGTCTGCATGCGCTGTACGAATACGGTGGAATATACTTGGATACCGACGTAGAGGTCGTGAAGTCGCTCGATCCGCTGTTAACCCATGAGGCGTTCTCGGGTTTCGAGGATGAGACGAATTTGCAGTCGGGCACGATGGGCGCGGTGAAGGGTCATTCTTGGATTTACGACCTACTCACATATTACGAAGGCAAACCGTTCGTTCTCCCGGACGGCTCGCTCGACACGACCTCGAACACGTCGATCATGACCAGGATGTGCGCGCAAGAGGGCCTCGTAACGAACGGGAACTATCAAGAGCTTCCCAATGGCGTCGTATTTTATCCACGAACATATTTTAGTCCTTACGATTATATTAACGGGGCGACCTTCATCAGCGACGAAAGCTATACGATTCACCACTTCGCGAAATCTTGGCTTCCTACTCACGTGCGCTTGCGGGGCGAAGTTAAGCGGATCGTCGGTCGTTATATCGGGCCACGATTCATTGCGAGTATTCGAGCGATTATGACAGGATCCCGTTCATAA
- a CDS encoding glycosyltransferase, with the protein MKRLLFVAKCESIGGLEKTLSAYTGMLNTGEYEITVMTGQYNPSLRDMLPKEVNYKALFRRRFKGLDRILMHAPRSLLHRWYIRERYDVEISFQEGYPTKIVSGANSRTKKLIWFHNDPAYHDFNLSFIPDKAKLRETIRTYDALVAVSESIKKAYAAYMQLPDMTVIYNPIDVPFLIDCSKQNVEEDLKEGIFRLCCVGRLSEEKQYDMLVDCVVDLLREGENVELLIIGEGSLYDDLKRKIDNSNVQDAIKLLGFKSNPYPYVAKSSLLVCCSRTESFGLVVAEALALGVPVVATRCGGPEEILGQGEYGLLTDNNKTSLLAGLKRMIRDPELYATYRKSCAEAVKKFEKQKILREIENLF; encoded by the coding sequence ATGAAAAGGCTGCTGTTCGTCGCTAAATGCGAGTCTATCGGGGGATTGGAAAAGACGCTGTCTGCTTATACCGGCATGCTAAATACCGGCGAGTACGAGATTACCGTGATGACGGGACAATACAACCCGTCGTTACGAGACATGCTTCCGAAAGAAGTGAATTACAAAGCGTTATTTCGCAGACGGTTTAAAGGATTGGATCGGATCTTAATGCACGCTCCTCGATCGCTATTGCATCGATGGTACATTCGAGAACGTTACGACGTTGAGATTTCGTTCCAGGAAGGGTATCCGACGAAGATCGTCTCGGGGGCAAATTCACGAACCAAGAAGCTGATCTGGTTCCATAACGATCCTGCCTATCACGATTTTAACTTGTCCTTTATCCCGGATAAAGCGAAATTACGGGAGACGATCCGAACCTACGACGCATTGGTCGCGGTTTCCGAATCGATCAAGAAAGCTTACGCCGCATATATGCAATTGCCGGACATGACGGTGATCTATAACCCGATCGATGTTCCATTCCTGATCGATTGTTCCAAGCAAAACGTCGAGGAAGATTTGAAGGAGGGCATATTTCGATTATGTTGCGTCGGCCGGCTTTCCGAGGAAAAGCAATACGACATGCTTGTCGACTGCGTGGTCGACCTGCTTCGGGAAGGGGAGAACGTGGAACTGCTGATTATCGGTGAAGGCAGTTTATATGACGATCTGAAGAGAAAGATCGACAACTCCAACGTTCAGGATGCGATTAAGCTTCTAGGCTTTAAAAGCAATCCGTACCCCTATGTTGCAAAATCATCTTTGCTTGTTTGTTGTTCGAGAACAGAATCGTTTGGACTGGTCGTTGCGGAGGCGTTGGCGCTGGGGGTTCCAGTCGTCGCCACGAGGTGCGGAGGGCCCGAGGAGATACTGGGGCAAGGCGAGTACGGCTTGCTGACCGACAATAATAAAACCTCCTTGTTGGCAGGACTTAAGCGCATGATTCGCGATCCGGAACTTTATGCAACCTACCGAAAATCGTGCGCCGAAGCAGTAAAGAAATTCGAAAAGCAAAAGATACTGAGGGAAATAGAAAACTTATTTTGA
- a CDS encoding nucleotidyltransferase domain-containing protein → MRLLLRLLRTENIEDIDQALGKASAEIDWGVFIRLIAHHRVYPFLYNRLKSSPAVPKGTMQWLTWSFRQNTIQMLHLAAEMEQIGVQLHGLGVPVLFLKGPVLAAELYGGLSLRTSCDLDFLVPIERLEEVERFLEGRGYCKDDYIQSVLGDWKWRHHHVTFHHPEKGIKAEVHWRLHPGPAKEPHFLELWQRRRKSSVTSFPVNMLGLEDLLLFLSMHGARHGWSRLRWLVDIDRVARKKLDPALLEALMKGGHCAHVVGQAVRLAGDLLGTPLSGRLAVLAASKRSKLLAKAAEFYLRDMVNLHTEPVPEPVSRYHKRHLFDLMSFPHKCLFLLSFLFPYHEDAKTMPLPKPLHWLYFPLRPLLWAWRKAGLAARSEGG, encoded by the coding sequence ATGCGACTTCTACTCCGACTGCTGCGGACGGAAAACATCGAAGACATCGATCAAGCATTGGGGAAAGCGTCGGCCGAGATCGATTGGGGTGTATTCATTCGGTTGATCGCTCATCATCGCGTATACCCGTTTCTTTATAACCGTCTGAAGTCGTCCCCCGCCGTGCCGAAGGGAACGATGCAATGGCTAACATGGAGCTTCCGCCAAAATACGATCCAGATGCTGCACCTGGCCGCGGAGATGGAACAGATCGGCGTGCAATTGCATGGGCTCGGCGTGCCGGTGCTGTTTCTGAAGGGGCCAGTTCTTGCAGCCGAGCTTTACGGCGGTTTGTCCCTTCGGACGTCCTGCGACTTGGACTTCTTAGTGCCGATCGAACGGCTGGAGGAGGTCGAACGCTTCCTTGAGGGAAGGGGATACTGCAAGGACGATTACATCCAATCCGTACTCGGGGACTGGAAGTGGCGTCACCACCATGTCACCTTTCACCATCCGGAGAAGGGAATTAAGGCCGAGGTGCATTGGCGGCTCCATCCCGGACCTGCGAAGGAACCACACTTCCTCGAGCTATGGCAGCGGCGAAGGAAGAGCTCCGTCACGAGCTTTCCGGTAAATATGCTCGGCTTGGAGGATTTGCTCCTGTTCTTGTCGATGCACGGCGCTCGTCACGGTTGGTCGCGGCTGCGATGGTTGGTGGATATCGATCGTGTCGCGCGCAAGAAGCTGGATCCGGCACTGCTTGAGGCGCTTATGAAGGGGGGACATTGCGCTCATGTCGTGGGCCAAGCCGTTCGTCTCGCTGGGGATTTGTTGGGCACGCCCCTAAGCGGACGCCTCGCTGTGCTCGCTGCGTCCAAACGTTCAAAGCTACTCGCAAAGGCTGCCGAGTTCTACCTGCGGGACATGGTCAATTTGCACACCGAACCCGTTCCCGAGCCGGTCAGTCGATACCACAAGCGACACCTATTCGACCTCATGTCGTTCCCGCATAAGTGCTTATTTCTTCTCAGCTTTCTATTCCCATATCACGAAGACGCAAAAACGATGCCTCTGCCGAAACCGCTGCATTGGCTATACTTCCCGCTCCGCCCGCTCCTATGGGCGTGGAGGAAGGCCGGTCTTGCGGCTCGCTCCGAAGGAGGATAA
- a CDS encoding glycosyltransferase family 2 protein: protein MQPYISVIVPVYNAEKFIRRCVDSLLSQSYRDFEVLLINDGSTDRSGPICDEYQERYENIRVFHTENRGVSAARNLGIEQCNGEYVQFVDSDDFVDENYILGMLEGISEGIDLVIGGIRQVEERGGRFLVTKEYRQPPGEYSKSELGEHFRDLLLNSYINYCYAKLFRKRILTDHGIRFDQDISLGEDTLFVLKTLDRTNAFAVKEEIYYNYVQHSNLTLTYRFRPDKFRVLNDLHFAIVDFCKVNRCYDQKTRTALDKRYMELILFCLDENFKRGFPQALQIKKQLGVLLGDEHIQKFVTQGNEIKQQYPLILIQAIRSKNPYFYFIVYYSLIVYRKVRSKKNEKAAVRR from the coding sequence ATGCAACCTTACATTAGCGTCATCGTTCCTGTGTATAACGCGGAAAAATTCATAAGAAGATGTGTCGACTCCCTTCTATCGCAGAGCTATCGGGACTTTGAGGTGCTGCTGATCAACGACGGCTCAACGGATCGCAGCGGTCCGATTTGCGACGAGTATCAGGAACGGTATGAAAATATAAGGGTGTTTCATACAGAAAATCGAGGGGTATCCGCTGCTAGAAACCTTGGGATTGAACAATGTAATGGGGAATACGTTCAATTCGTAGACTCCGACGACTTTGTCGACGAGAATTACATCCTTGGGATGCTTGAGGGGATAAGCGAAGGGATCGATCTCGTAATCGGTGGCATTCGCCAGGTGGAGGAGCGCGGTGGTCGGTTTCTGGTAACGAAAGAATATCGGCAGCCGCCTGGGGAATATAGCAAATCCGAGCTCGGAGAACATTTCAGGGATTTGCTGTTAAACTCCTATATCAATTACTGTTACGCTAAATTATTCAGAAAACGAATATTAACCGATCATGGAATTCGTTTCGATCAAGACATCAGTCTAGGCGAGGACACCCTTTTTGTCCTTAAGACGCTCGACCGCACCAACGCCTTTGCCGTCAAAGAGGAGATCTATTATAACTATGTCCAACATTCGAACCTTACCTTAACGTATCGCTTTCGACCGGATAAATTTCGCGTGTTGAACGACCTCCACTTCGCGATCGTAGACTTTTGCAAAGTGAACCGGTGTTACGATCAAAAAACAAGGACGGCGCTAGACAAGCGATATATGGAGCTGATTTTGTTTTGCTTAGACGAAAATTTTAAAAGAGGTTTCCCGCAAGCGTTACAAATTAAGAAACAGCTTGGTGTTTTGCTAGGGGATGAACATATTCAGAAATTTGTCACTCAAGGAAATGAAATTAAGCAGCAGTATCCCCTGATTCTTATACAGGCCATTCGATCGAAAAATCCTTATTTTTATTTTATTGTTTACTATTCCTTGATCGTCTATCGGAAGGTAAGGAGCAAAAAAAATGAAAAGGCTGCTGTTCGTCGCTAA
- a CDS encoding polysaccharide pyruvyl transferase family protein encodes MKKVVLYSHGGSGNRGCEAIVRGTYKIMRDQLQETPVYLCSLNKDEDEAVGLSSHMNIVPYSNYVTRKSVDHMKAAAMNRLFGKADYYVTLAQKNLYELFGQETLAVSIGGDNYCYTDSKWLYLSHKEAKRKRAKTVLWGCSLEEKNMDDEMIRDLSSYDLIIARESLTYELLLRKNIAKNTKLFPDPAFQLDYEEVELPAKFARRNTIGINLSPYIFSTDIDQEQVIDMYAGFIRHLLSHTDSQIALIPHVFWSHSSDLDVMRQVLARAGNEERVFIVEARFNCMQMKYVISQCRMFIGARTHSTIAAYSTCVPTLVLGYSVKSRGIARDIFGSEKDMVISVKEIRSTEDLITAFNHIWNREDSIRAHLKQIMPDYKSRVVLASNELKKLVSGR; translated from the coding sequence GTGAAAAAAGTTGTGCTGTATAGCCATGGAGGTAGCGGGAATCGAGGCTGCGAGGCGATCGTAAGAGGGACTTACAAAATCATGCGGGATCAGCTGCAGGAAACCCCCGTGTATCTCTGTTCGCTGAATAAAGACGAAGACGAGGCAGTCGGCTTGTCGAGTCATATGAATATCGTTCCTTACTCGAATTATGTAACGAGGAAGTCCGTCGACCATATGAAGGCCGCGGCGATGAACAGACTGTTCGGAAAAGCGGACTACTATGTGACTCTGGCGCAAAAAAATCTTTACGAGCTGTTCGGTCAAGAAACGCTCGCGGTTTCGATCGGGGGCGATAATTATTGTTATACCGATTCCAAATGGCTGTATCTGAGCCATAAAGAAGCCAAACGGAAACGGGCGAAAACCGTCCTTTGGGGTTGCTCTTTAGAAGAAAAGAATATGGATGACGAAATGATTCGCGACCTAAGCAGTTATGATCTTATCATCGCGCGTGAGAGTCTAACGTACGAATTATTGCTTCGCAAAAACATTGCGAAAAACACGAAGCTGTTTCCTGACCCAGCGTTCCAATTGGACTACGAAGAAGTTGAGTTGCCGGCGAAATTCGCAAGAAGAAATACGATCGGCATCAATTTAAGTCCTTATATTTTTTCTACGGACATTGATCAGGAACAGGTCATCGATATGTACGCGGGCTTCATTAGACATCTTCTCTCGCATACGGATTCCCAGATTGCGTTGATTCCGCATGTATTCTGGAGCCACAGCAGCGATCTCGACGTCATGCGTCAGGTCCTTGCCAGGGCGGGGAATGAGGAACGCGTGTTTATCGTCGAGGCTCGCTTCAATTGTATGCAAATGAAATATGTCATTTCGCAATGCCGAATGTTCATCGGAGCTAGAACGCATTCAACGATCGCAGCCTATTCCACTTGCGTTCCTACGTTAGTTCTGGGGTATTCGGTCAAATCGCGCGGAATCGCCCGCGACATTTTCGGTTCGGAGAAAGACATGGTGATATCAGTGAAAGAGATTCGAAGTACGGAAGATCTGATTACTGCGTTCAATCATATCTGGAACCGCGAAGATTCGATTCGGGCGCATCTTAAGCAGATAATGCCCGACTATAAGAGTAGAGTCGTTCTCGCCAGCAACGAATTGAAGAAACTAGTTTCCGGAAGGTAA
- a CDS encoding glycosyltransferase gives MKKVLFFIESLGGGGAEKVLSDLVKHLDPAKYDITVGTVVDGGIYTEAVSSYCKVAPILERPTEGDSYLRKFWYKVKYKLIYRLPVSWVYKFTVKDTYDVEIGFVEGFATKFVSRSANPRSRKIAWLHCDPINHSYADSYYSDLDDQINSYKTFDHIVCVSHNVKDAFEKRMFKSRKVTVCYNPIDSASVVNRSLESGEFRLNTRGSKMLLCSIGRLVPEKGYVQLLEAVRELKNDGLQLELWIIGEGEERGKLEEFIAQHDLEDTVTLMGFDLNPYRLLKMCDVYVCSSKAEGFSMAVAEAMVLGLPVVSTNCAGPSELLGDGEYGYLVDNNSRSLYEGIKTLITNEEVRHRFKRKSLERRNIFNMARSIQQIENLFS, from the coding sequence ATGAAGAAAGTGCTCTTTTTTATCGAAAGCCTTGGCGGCGGTGGAGCTGAAAAGGTGCTCTCGGATCTAGTCAAGCATCTTGATCCGGCAAAATACGATATTACGGTCGGAACCGTAGTGGATGGCGGCATCTATACGGAAGCGGTGAGCAGTTATTGCAAGGTGGCGCCCATCCTTGAGCGACCGACCGAAGGGGATAGTTACCTCCGTAAATTCTGGTACAAAGTGAAGTATAAACTCATCTATCGGCTGCCGGTTTCTTGGGTATATAAGTTCACTGTGAAAGACACATACGACGTCGAAATCGGTTTCGTAGAGGGGTTCGCCACCAAGTTCGTCTCGCGATCGGCAAACCCCAGAAGCCGAAAAATTGCGTGGCTCCATTGTGACCCCATTAATCACAGCTATGCCGACAGCTATTATTCGGACCTCGACGACCAAATAAACAGCTATAAAACCTTCGACCACATCGTGTGCGTGTCGCACAATGTTAAGGATGCATTCGAGAAGCGGATGTTTAAGAGCCGGAAGGTGACGGTATGCTACAACCCGATCGATAGCGCGTCGGTTGTAAACCGTAGCTTAGAAAGCGGCGAATTCCGCCTGAATACACGCGGGAGTAAGATGTTGTTGTGCTCAATCGGGAGACTTGTTCCTGAAAAGGGATACGTCCAATTGTTGGAGGCCGTCCGTGAGCTCAAAAATGACGGTCTTCAATTGGAGCTTTGGATCATAGGTGAAGGTGAGGAGCGGGGCAAACTGGAGGAGTTTATCGCACAGCATGACTTGGAGGATACGGTGACATTAATGGGTTTTGATCTGAACCCGTACCGTCTCCTGAAAATGTGCGACGTTTACGTTTGTTCCTCCAAAGCGGAGGGATTCAGCATGGCTGTCGCCGAAGCGATGGTTTTGGGGCTTCCGGTCGTTAGCACGAATTGCGCGGGTCCATCCGAGTTGCTAGGGGACGGAGAATATGGGTATTTGGTAGACAATAACTCGAGGTCTCTTTATGAAGGAATCAAAACCTTGATTACGAACGAAGAGGTTCGTCATCGGTTCAAGCGTAAATCGCTAGAGCGCAGAAATATATTTAATATGGCACGTTCCATTCAGCAGATCGAAAATTTATTTTCCTAG
- a CDS encoding glycosyltransferase: MKKRILVTAYDLEIGGIERSLINMLEHFDYERFEVDLLLFSHTGDLVRLIPTRVNLLPENKRFSVFRKPLGQCLRDGQWFAVFTRLFCKYAAVWQARSRNLKEDAGYIQMQLIAKYVSMFLPKQQCRYDIAISYAWPHDYVADKVDADVKVGWIHTDYGELEIDNERDLKIWERFVHIASISEACTSSFVARYPTLAEKIVLVENINSPGFVKELADEAALPEEMRKDERQATFDIVSVGRLSFVKGFDLAIEALRLLHEKGYDDIRWFVVGYGGYEADLKRMIAAHRLQDSFRLVGKKSNPYPYIKACDLYVQPSRYEGKAVTVTEAQILHKPILITGYPTAHSQVEDGVDGRICELSAEGIAQGIEALYLDEEERRRLVRNVAQRDYGNSHELKKLYRVMARGEGAWG; the protein is encoded by the coding sequence ATGAAAAAGAGGATTCTGGTTACCGCGTACGATCTCGAAATCGGCGGCATCGAGCGAAGCCTAATCAATATGCTGGAACATTTCGACTACGAACGGTTCGAGGTTGATTTGCTTCTCTTCAGCCATACTGGCGATCTGGTTAGGCTCATTCCGACCCGAGTCAACCTGTTGCCGGAGAATAAGCGTTTCTCCGTATTTCGTAAGCCGTTAGGCCAATGCCTACGGGACGGCCAGTGGTTTGCGGTTTTCACGAGGCTGTTCTGCAAATACGCCGCGGTTTGGCAAGCGCGATCCCGGAATCTGAAAGAAGACGCCGGCTACATACAGATGCAACTCATCGCGAAGTACGTTTCAATGTTTCTGCCTAAGCAACAGTGCCGATACGACATAGCAATCAGTTACGCATGGCCGCACGATTACGTTGCGGATAAAGTCGACGCTGACGTCAAGGTCGGTTGGATTCATACCGATTATGGCGAACTCGAGATCGACAACGAACGAGACTTAAAAATATGGGAGCGATTCGTTCATATCGCTTCGATATCCGAGGCATGCACATCCTCATTTGTGGCGCGATATCCAACGCTTGCCGAGAAGATCGTGCTCGTAGAGAACATCAATTCGCCCGGCTTCGTCAAGGAACTGGCCGACGAGGCGGCCCTTCCGGAAGAGATGCGGAAGGACGAACGACAAGCGACTTTCGATATCGTATCCGTTGGAAGGCTGTCCTTCGTCAAGGGCTTCGACTTGGCGATTGAGGCGCTTCGACTCCTGCATGAAAAGGGGTACGACGACATCCGCTGGTTCGTAGTCGGGTATGGAGGCTACGAGGCCGACCTGAAACGAATGATCGCAGCGCATAGGCTGCAGGACAGCTTCCGACTCGTCGGGAAGAAATCCAACCCGTACCCATACATTAAGGCTTGCGATTTGTACGTGCAACCTTCCCGATACGAGGGCAAAGCCGTTACCGTCACCGAAGCGCAAATTTTGCACAAACCGATTCTGATCACGGGCTATCCGACCGCGCACAGTCAGGTCGAGGACGGCGTCGACGGCCGGATTTGCGAGTTGAGCGCGGAGGGGATTGCCCAGGGGATCGAGGCGCTTTATTTAGACGAAGAGGAGCGACGCCGGCTCGTCCGCAACGTCGCGCAGCGGGATTACGGTAACAGCCACGAATTGAAAAAACTTTATCGCGTGATGGCTCGGGGTGAAGGGGCATGGGGATGA